The Acidobacteriota bacterium DNA segment CCACCTCAAGGTAGATTACCCACGCGATACTCACCCGTTCGCTGCTCGTGTACCCCCGAAGGGGCCTTACCGCTCAACTTGCATGTGTTAGGCACGCCGCCAGCGTTCATTCTGAGCCAGGATCAAACTCTCCAGTTGAAAATTGTCGAACGTCGCGCCGAAGGCGCAACGGTCTATTCAAAGAGAGTTCTCATTACTCGAACTCATAGTGTTTCCGTCGCTCGATCCGAAGATCAATTGACAGAGGTCCGTTGGTTTCTCTCGATCCAGTTTTCAAAGAGCCTCATCCCGTGGCGGGCTTATCAATCTAGGTTATTCAGGGCCCGAAGTCAAGCATTTTTCAGCCCTCCGGCAGGCACCCGATCACCCACCCCAACGACGTTGGGGAGCGCAACCATACGGAAGTGCCAACCGGCTGTCAACCCCCTCCTGCGAGTTTTTTTCGATTTCCTCGAAAGACGAAGAAATCACCCTGCTCGGGAAACGAAATCGACTGCTGAAGAGGAAGAAAAGAAGGGGGAAGAGTTCCAAGGCAAGGAAGGCATGTCTTGGATGGAACTCTCGACAGGATGGAGGGCGCCTCGTTGAGAGGTCCTGAAACCCTTCCCCCGTGGAACCTGGTTTTCAAACGGAGTGATACCGCCTGGTATCACTCAAAGGGCCCGGAAGCTTTCCACCTTGCACTACGATCATGGAACGTCAGAGACGTTCACACAATCCCTCAACTAGATGGATTTTGCATGTTAATAGTAATCATTCCTATTAATGGATCAAAATTTGTACAAATCAATCAAAAACCACTCTTCGACCGACAATGCGCCACGGTTGGGTGAGCACCGCTCGGAGAGATTCCGGATAGGCGATGTGTTCTTCAATGAGAATCCGGGCAGCGAGACGGTCCGCATCATCATCGTCCAAGACAGGAACGCTACGCTGGACAACAATCGGGCCGTGGTCGAGCTCGAGGTCGACCAGGTGGACGGTGCACCCCGAAACCTTCACTCCATAATCCCAAGCCTGCTGCTGCCCGTGCAGGCCGGGAAACGAAGGGAGGAGGGCCGGATGAATGTTGAGAATGCGGTTTGGAAATGCGTCGACGAACGCCGCCGACAGCAGGCGCATATAGCCAGCGAGGCAGACCCAATCGACCGCCATTTGTTTCAGCCGCTCGACAATCGCGCGATCGTGATCTTCGCGTTTGGCAAAATCACGCTGAGACAGGACAGTGGTCTCCAGTCCGTGCTCTGCGGCCCACGCGATGCCCGGCGCATCCGCCCGGTTCGAGACGACGATCGCGACCTCGGCCGGGACCTCTCCAGTCTCGCAGGCCGCGACGATGGACTTCATGTTGGAGCCGGTTCCAGAAATCAATATGCCAAGTCGCGTGAGGGCCATGCCGGGATGATACTCGATGCTGGATGCTGGATGCTGGATGCTGGATGCTGGTTAGGATATTCGATTTTTGATGTTGGATATTCGTCTCTCTGGCGGTCAGTTGCTGAGAGATCGTTGGCGCCCCTGCCCCCTTGATCCCGATTGGCGTTTGGAGAAGGCCGCGCTTCAGACAGAAGCGCCAGGTGCCATCGTTTGCATCGTCGGGACCGACATACAAGGTCTCTTCGACGTCGAGGCCAACGATGCTAAAGGTGGCTCCTGATCGAACGGTGGGCAGGGCGCCAAATCCTCGTTTGATTGCGCCACGGGGACCGCGGATTTCCCCACACAATTCGGGGCGGCGCTCTCGGAGAGTGCCGCCCCGAATTGTTGGTGCCCAGGCGCGGAATCGAACCACGGACACGCGGATTTTCAGTCCGCTGCTCTACCGTCTGAGCTACCTGGGCACACCAGGTTCGAGAGTTATAGCGCGGGGCCAATCGGGTGTCAACAGAGGCTCGAGGTTCGATGGGGTGCCAGCGGTCACATTGTGACTACCACCGAAGCACAGATCTCGGCGAATCGCATACAATGCCCGCCGTGGAAATCGTCAAGTTCTTCCTGCAGACGGGTTGGGTGGCGAAGATCGTCCTCGTCATTCTCATCATCTTCTCTCTCGCCTCGTGGTCTGTGATTCTCGGCAAATGGCGCGAGCTCGCCGCGGCCAACCGCTCTTCCGAACGGTTCCTGAAGGTCTTCCGCGAGGCGGCCCGCCTCAACGAGGCGGCAGCGGTGGCGCCAAAGTACCGCGCCTCGCCGCTGGCCGCGATGTTCCAGGCCGGCTATACAGAGCTCGAGGCGCAGATACGGTCGGTTCGCCGCGACTCGGAGTCCGGAGCTCCTCTCAAGCTCAAAAGCCTCGACGGCATCGAACGGGCACTCGATCGCGCCATGGGGGCGGAGGCCGAACGACTTCAGCGTGCGCTGCCGATGCTTGCCACGACTGCCAGCGCCACCCCGTTCATCGGTCTCTTCGGAACGGTGTGGGGAATCATGAACACCTTTCACGCCATTGGCGCCACCGGATCCACATCCATCGTGACGGTCGCGCCAGGCATCGCCGAGGCGCTCGTCAACACCGCGGCCGGACTGCTCGCTGCGATCCCGGCGGTCATCGCCTACAACCACCTCCTCGCCAAGATCCGGATCATGCGGCGCCGAATGCTGGACTTCGAGCTGGAGTTCCTCAACCTGGTGGAGAGGAACTTCACATGATGAATTCGGAATTAGGAATTAGGAATTCGGAATGCCGCCCACCCACCCCCGGAATCACCTGGGGGAGGGGCGGGAACTCAAAACTCAAAACTCAAAATTCAAAACTCGAGGTGTGAGCGACGATGGCCGGGAAAGTCACCGAAGATCTTGATCAATTGGCAGAGATCAATGTCACTCCATTGGTCGACGTCATGCTGGTTCTCCTGATCATCTTCATCATCACCGCGCCGATGCTTGTCCAGGGTCTCAAGGTCAACCTGCCGAAACAGAACGCGCCGGCCCTCAATACTGACAGCGATGAGCCTGTGATCCTGACTCTGACGTCGGACGAGATCATTCTGTTGGGCGATGAACCGGTCCACATCAAGCTTCTGCCCGACCGGCTTGGTGCGATCCTTGGCGGCAGCCCTCGACCGGTCTACCTGAAGGCGGACGAGAACCTCCCCTACGGATTCGTAGTCCGCGTCTTGGCGGTGCTCGATCAGGTGGGGGTCGAGCAGGTCGGCATGGTGACCCATCCAGAGGGTGGCTAACCCGGATGGACCCGGTCACCAAGATCCTCGTCGACCGCGAGCGGTCACGACCCCGCCTCCTGCCGTGGGTCGTGCTCGCGATCGTCATGCACGCGGGCGTGGCAGCCGCCACCTACCTGGTCGGTCGCAGAGCTGCGGCCAGGCCGGTCCAGCTTCCGGTCGTCTCGGTCAAGCTCATTCGACCGCAGGTTCCGAGGACACGCCAATCCCGTAGCCGGCCAGAGCCCCGCGCCACGGCCGTTCCTCAACCGACCGAAGTGCCTCCTACCGCTGTTCCGAAACCTGAACCTGTTGCGACCGAGCTTCCGATAGAGGATGCCCCCCGACCGAGCGAAGATGCCATGCGTGAAGCCGACTCGGCTGCCACGCCCGCGCCAACACCTCCTCCCGCCCCCTCCACTGGCGGCGGCAGCGGACTGTCGGTGGGGGAGACTGCCGAGGGCGGCGGTTCGGGAATTCCAGCCGATTTTCACTTCACCTACTACGTCGAACGGATGCTGGCACTGATCGAGTCGCGCTGGTATAAACCAGCCGCCCCCCCGGGCACTCGTGCCAGGATTCAGTTCGTGATCCTGAAGAGCGGTCGGGTCGAAGGCATTCGACTCGAAGAGAGCTCCGGCCTGCCGAGCTTCGACCGCGCGGCCCTGAGGGCGATGTACGCGGCCAATCCACTGCCGCCCCTGCCGCCGGCCTACGGCAAACCGAGCCTGACCATTCACCTGAGTTTTGCGGAGTAACCATATGAATTTGTTTCGAATTACATGGATCGCCTGCCTCGCAGTAGCCGGTCTTTCAGTAATGCCATCACACGCCCAGGACGAGCTGTATCTCGAGATCACTCAGCCCGGCTTGCGCCGGGTCGCAGTGGCAACGCCACCGCTGATGGTGTTGCCAGGCACCCCGGCCGAAGCCGCTCGCGGGTTCCAGGAGGCCCTCGACAACGATCTGGCTGCTGCCGCGCCGATCGCCATCGTGGACCCGAAGCTCTATGCGCTGGTCGAAGACGACCCCCGGCCCGAGGTTCTCAACCAGAGATGGCGTGCGATCGGCGCACAATTTCTCCTCAGCGGCACCGTGGTGCGTGCTGGTGGACAGCTGGTCGTCGAAGCTCGCCTGGTGGATCTGGTCTCCGGCGAGTTCGCTTTTGCCAAGCGATATCGTGCCGGCATCAACGCCTCGCCAGTCGTCGCCCATACTCTCGCCAACGACATTGTCCAGGTCTTTACCGGCAGGCCGGGACCATTCCTTTCGCGAATCGGGTTCGTTTCGGACCGGGCCGGAGTGTCTGAACTGTGGGTGATGGACTGGAACGGCGATAACCCCAAGCAGTTGACAAAACACGGAGCGATCGCCCTCGCCCCGGCGTGGTCGCCGGACGGCAAGAAGATGGTCTTCACGTCATTCCTGCGGGGAACACCGGCTCTCTTCGCGCTGACGCCCCATGAGGGTTACCTTCGCCTGCTCTGGGACCAGGGAGGAGTGAACTCTTCCGCCTCGTTTTCGCCAGACGGGAAAAAAATCGCCTTCGCTTCGAGCGTCGATGGAAATACGGATATCTACACAATGCCCGTCGAAGGTGGCACTCCCCGGCGGCTGACAACGGCCCGCAGCATCGACACCCAGCCCGCGTGGGCTCCCAACGGCCGGCAGATCGCCTTCACGTCGACCCGCTCAGGCAGCCCCCAGATTTACCTCATGGATGCGGACGGCTCGAACGTACGGCGGCTGACTTTTGACGGCGGCTTTCATGATGAGGCCACCTGGTCGCACGATGGGACGCGCATCGCGTGCACCACCAAGGTCGGTAACCATTTCCAGATCGCGACCATTGACACCATCACCGGCCAAGAGGTGGTGATTCCGGGTCCCGGCAATAACGAGTCACCGTGCTTCTCGCCGGACGGATCGATGCTTGCCTTCGCCTCGGACCGCACCGGATCGCCTCAGATTTTCATCACCGACGCCGACGGCGTGCCGCACCAACTGACGACCGAGGGGACGAACCACTCGCCGACGTGGACGATGGAGGCGAAGTAGGAAGCTGGATGCTGGATGCTGGATGCTGGATCCTGGATGCTGGATGCTGGATCCTGGATGCTGGATGCTGGATGCTGGATGACTACTAGGTGGATTTACATCACGAGTTGTCGATAGCGGAGGGATAGATCGAGTATCCGGTATCTAGCATCTAGGATCTGGTGAGGGTAGTATCAGAGCATCGAACCCTCGATGAAGATCTCCGTGGAGTGAATTCATGAGCGACCGCAAATATAGACATCGCGGATACCAGGATGACGATCACGAGCGCGATCGTCAGCAACGGCAACGGCCGAAGACCGACGGCGTCAAGCGCTACGACGGTGCGCCGCGGGGTCGCGGAGTGGGGGCTCCGACCGCCGTTGCTTTCAAGTGCGCGAGATGTGGACATGACGCCGGTGACACCAAGGTCACCAAGGACACGATCTGCAGCTCGTGCGGCTCTCCGCTCCACTCGTGCTCGAACTGTAGTTTCTTCAACACCGGGGCCCGTTTCGAGTGCCAGAAGCCGATCGCGAAGCGGGTCGAAAGCAAGTCGAAGGCCAACGACTGCTCGTTCTTCAAGCCGAAGGTGGTGCGGGACCTCAAAGCCGCCCAGCCTGAACAATCGACCGACGCCCGTTCGGCGTTCGACGCGCTTTTCAAGAAGTAAAACTCAGGAGCGCCTCTCGTTTCGACGAGACAGGTGCCACTTTCACAATTGTCACCGGCGCGCTCGGGACTGCGGGGCGTCAAAGACAATTGTGAAGGTGGCACCGGTGGCGTCGATGCGGTTCGCGCACCTCACAGGAGGAAAGCCAGAGGTCAATTGTCATCGGCGCGCTCGGGATGGCAGGGCGACAACGACAATTGTGATGGTGGCACCGGTGGCGTCGACGCCCCAACGCGCGTCTCGTTGCTGTCGTCGAAGCGTTATCGCGCGAACCGAAGGAGCTACTCCTTCGAACCTCCTGCCGTGATGGTCTCCAGGCCGTGGGCATTGGGTCCGGTCTCCTCGCGTCGAAGCATCAGGGCAAAAAAGAGCGCGAGGAAGCCGAGGGTCGAGAAGATCCACATCCCTGGACCGTAGCCCATCGGGTTGGCCACGCTGGCTCCGAATGCGTCGTTCGTGCGGCCGATGATCCAATTCATCCCCGCAACACCGATCTGCTGGATCAGGGTCATCACTGCGTAAGCGGTGCCGAGGCGCCGTTCCTCTACGATATAGGCCACCGAAGGCCACATCACCGCCGGGACGAGAGAAAAGGCGACGCCCATCATGGTGATCGGCACCCAGAGCGGGGTCACGTGGTAGGCCATCATGACGTACACGGGCATCAGCAGGAAGGACCCGAAGGCCATGAAGAGCGCGCGTTTGCCCACCTTGTCAACCAGCAGGCCGAAGAGCGGCGTTGCCACCATCGCCGCCAACGGCAGCACGCTGTTGAGCTGGCCGGCCGCCTGGCGGGTATATTCCCAGGACTCAATGAAGAACTTGATAGAGAACGAGCGGAAGGGAAAGATCGCAGAGTAGAAGGTGACGCACAGCAGAACGACGAACCAGAACGATCTGCTGAACTTGAAGAGGTCCGAAATGACCAGCTTGTCCACGTCTCCGGCCTTGCCGAGGCCGAATCTGCGCGCCGCGATCTTCTCGAGCACCCCGTACAACAGGGCACTGCCCAGCACCAGGAGGCCAATCACGGCCGCCACCACAAGCGGGCCCTGCCAACCGTCGTAGGCGAACTCCGCCCAGGTCGGCGACCAATCCGCCGTCACCGAACCGAGCCGCGCAATCGTGAGATTGATGCCGAAGGCAAAGCTGAGCTCCTTGCCTTTGAACCATTTCGCGAGAGCCGTCGTGATGGCGACAATCAACGGTTCAGAGCCGACACCGAGGAGAAACCTCGCCACCAGCATGACTGTCAGATCGGACGACACCGCGTTGAGAATTCCGGCACAGGTGCAGATCGCCGCGAACAGGATGGTCGACTTGACAGTCCCGAAACGGTCGATGATCACACCGCCTATGAGAAGCACGATCACCGCCGCGATGCTGTAGACCGAGTACAGTGATCCGATGTTGGCGTCGGAGAACCCGAGATCGGATTTCAGGATGTCGGCGATCGGCGCGATCGAATCGTAGACGTAATAGTTGGCGAACATCGCCAGGCTGATCACGATCAGCACCACCCAGCGGTACATCGGCGACGGTTCCGGACCGATCGATTCGGCTGTGACCTGCGTATCTGCCATTCACGGCTCCTTTGGGCCGGCTCGAAGCCGGTTTAACTCCGCATTGACAAAGCATTGTAGCCGCGACCGCCGAGCCGGATGACTAGATCGCTGTTTGGTGTTATAATAAATGGACATTCCGTGGCGCCACGGCGACCGCGGTCGCCGGAGGGTTCCCGGATAGTGTTAACCAGAAGAAAATTCCTCAAGAATGCAAGTTTGACCGCAGCCGGAACGATGGGTTTCGGTGGTTACGGATTCGCGAACGCTCTCGATATGCCGGGGATTCGCCGCCAGCATCTCGAACTGCCCAACCTCCCGCTCCAGTGGGATGGCCTCCGGGTCCTGCAGATTTCAGATGTTCACGCCGGACCATATATGGACGTCAGCCGTATGACTCGGTTGCGGGACATGGCACATCACGTGAACCCGGACCTTATCGTGTTCACGGGCGACCAGATGGATCGGCGTGAGTCCGACGCCGAGCTTTTCGTACAGGGCTTTTCCGGGATCTCTGCACCCCTGGGAGTATGGGGCATCCTCGGCAATCACGATCATTTCATCGATCCCGCGATTTCGGAACAGGCCCTCGAGGCGGCCGGCATCCAGCCGTTGGTCAACAGCGCCGTGACCTTCGACAGAGCGGGGGGGGCCCTGGCGCTGGTCGGTGTCGAGGACCTGCAGGCTCGCGACGGTCGCGGTCCCGATTTTTCGGTGCTCGAAAAGTACCCGACGTGCTTCCGCATCTGCCTCTGCCACCAGCCGCAGGGATGGCACCGCGCGGCCGAAGCCGGAGCCCACCTCACGATCTCGGGCCACACGCACGGTGGTCAGATCGCCCTCACCGCCCGCAACCTCAGTGTGGCGCGTCTCAGTACTCGCTACATCGCAGGCCCGTACCGTCGCGAGGAGTCCTTCCTCTACGTCTCGCGCGGAGTCGGCGTAGGCGCGGTGCCGGTACGTGTCGGTGCCCCTCCCGAGATCGATCTGCTGACGCTGCGCACCGCTGCGGAGAGCTATCGGGTCGCAGCGTAGCCGACCCCCAAAGCGCCTACCACTTCGACGAGTCAGTTGCTATTCCTATGAGAACCGAGTCCTGCTTCGGCGAGTCAGGTGCCACCTGTCGCATTGTCATCGTCACTCGGCTGTCCCGAGCACGCTGGAGACAATGCGACAAGTGGCACCGGTATCGTCGACGCCTCTTGGCGCTTCTGATTGGAGGTAGCTACATCGGGTACAGGCCGCTGTCGCGGGTGGGCGGTGAGCCCGAAAAGCCACCACCGCCCTCGTCCCCCATCTCTTCCGCGAGTGCGTCTCCCAGCTCCTCCTCGACCTTCTCGGGGTCCTCTCCGGCCTCCAGCCGCCGTATCATCTCTTCCATCGCAGGAGTCACCGGCTCACCAGCAATCTCGGTCATCTTCCGGACCGCTGCCGCCATCGCCCGCGGGTCGTTCTCGTCCATGTGTTCCAGCTCGGAGGCGAATCGCATCATCTCGGCCTCGATTCGGGGATCCTCGAACCCAGCGCCGGCTGACCCCTCGTCCGTCATCGACGCTTTCGGCCGCTTCACACCGAAGCTCGAGGGCACCCGCCGCAGATCGGCGTCGCCACATTTCGGGCATTCCGGGATCTTGTCCGTCTGCGCTTTGAAGGAGTGAAAGCTGTAAATCCGGTTGCAGGTCGAACAGAGGAATTCGTAGATCGGCATCAACCACCTCCCTCACTTTCGCCGCCCTTCCACCCGTGGACCCGGTAGGCTTCGAGCCCCTGGTCTGCCAAAGAGCGGGCGTCGGCTCGTACGGCCAACTCGACCGTTCCGTCGTCGAACCGCCTCGCGAGCTGGTGCGGCATCGCCACCGCCCTTCGTACCATCTCCGCCTCTGCGAGCGGCACCCGCAGGATCGCAACATCCGGCGCCGAAAGCAAGCACCGGCGGATGGCGGTCCGGAGCTCGGCAACGCCGTCGCCTCTGAGCGCCGAGACTGCAACCGATGATCTGAAGAATCCCGGGGCCCTTTCCACAGATGAGCCGAGAAGGTCGCTCTTGTTGCGAACAACGAGCGTGCTTTCTCGCTCGACGCCGAGGCCTTCGAGCACCTCCTGTCCCACCCGGAGATGTTCCTCCCAGCCGGGATGGGAGGCGTCGACCACATGGAGCACGAGGTCGGCGCCGGTTGCCTCTTCGAGGGTCGACCGGAACGGTGCCACGAGATCGTGCGGGAGTTTGCGGATGAAGCCCACCGTGTCCGTGAGGACCGCCGTCACGTCCTCTCCGAGCGCCACCCGCCTGGCGCGAGGATCGAGGGTCGCGAAGAGGCGGTCCTCGACCAGCACCTCGGCCCTCGTCAGGCGACGGAACAGCGACGACTTGCCGGCGTTCGTGTAGCCGACTATAGCTACCGTCGGAATGTCGCTTCGCCGTTCCCTGCGCAGCCGGCGATCTCGTTCGATGACCGCGAGCTTGCCACGTAGCTGGGCCATGCGCCGGTTGATCAGGCGGCGATCGATTTCGAGCTGGGTTTCGCCGACACCTCGGGTACCGATGCCGCCGGCCTGCCGCGACAGGTGGCGCCAGCGCCGTGTGAGCCGTGGCAACAGATAGCTGAGCTGAGCAAGCTCGACCTGTGTCTGGGCCTCGCGGCTTCTGGCGCGCAGGGCGAAGATGTCGAGGATCACTGCCGCGCGGTCGAGCACCTTGACGTCGTCAGCCATTTCGCTCTCGATGTTACGGACCTGCGAGGCGGTCAGGTCCTCATCGAAGACGACCGACGCGATTTTTTCCTCCGAGCATCGATGGGCGATGCGCTGAAGGAAGCCCGTACCCACCAGAGTCGACGGCGCGATTTTCGGCCTTTCCTGCACCTCTCGACCGACGACCTCACCGCCTGCGGTAGCGACCAGCTGTTCCAGCTCGTCCAGATGTTCCTCTACAACCGGGCGCGGGACGCCTGGCACCGCGAGACCGACCAGCAGGGCCCGCTCACTACCAGTAATATCGGTTTCAGGGGCTCGGGTCGGGGTCATTGCCTACGCAGAATCCACCTGTTCGAGATTCTGCAGCGCCTTCTCGCATGCCGCCAGGGTTTCCTCGATGTCTTTGGCACCATGGGTGCTGGAAACGAAGGCCGCCCGTCCCGGCTCGCGAGGCACCAGGATACCTTCTGAACGCAACAGAGCGGCGAGCTTTCGGTATCCATCCTGATCGGACGCATCGAGCCCCGCCCGGTCTACCACCGGCTGGTCGGTGAGATAAACCGCGAAAACGGATCCGACCCGATTGATCGTCATGGCGCGCCCGAAGCGATCCGCCAGCTCGAGAAGACCTTCCACCAGTTGACCAGTGCGTTTCTCGAGCTGCTCGTAAACGGCGTCGTTTTTCAGGATCGAGAGAATTGCGTCCGCCGCACCGAGCGCCACCGGGTGAGGGGTCGGCAGACGGTCGAACCCATCCAGCGGCGGCTGTGCGTCGCGGAACGCGATGGCGCCAATCGGGAAGCCTCCACCCAGGGCTGCACCGTAAACTGCGGCGTCCGGAATAACGCCGGCTCGAGCCGAAGCCCCGCCTCGATGGACCCGGAAGCCCGCCACACGCTCGTCCATGATCAGCGGCACACCACTGTCATGGCACGCTTCGGCGATTTCCTCGAGTACGCCCTCGGGCGGCGGTACGACACCGAACCGACCCATCAAAGGGTCGAGAATCAATGCGGCCAGCTTCGAGCTTCCACTGGTGATCGCGGCAATAATCCTCGCCACGTCCCAGCCCCGGACTTCGCGAAACGGTCCGGCCTCATCGCCGGTAAGTCCCACCGACTCCCCGACCCTTAACGGCGCACCTCCGTCGAGCACCAGGAGTCGCTCCTTGCCCGTCGTCTGGCGCGCCCAGTGAAGGACATGCCGAAAGGCATCGTCTTGGCTGCGGCAGAACCACCAGTTGGTGACCCAGGGCAGAAAGCGGTTCAGGGTGTTGGCCAGTTCGACTTCCTGCGGCACGTGGAATCCCTCTGGCACGCCCCCGTTGAGGACCTTTCGTACCGCGTCGAGAACGAACTGGTTCGCAAACCCGACGATGGTGGCGCCGCCCGCCCCGATGTAATCGATATAACCCACGCTGTCGACGTCGAAAACTCGTGGTCCCTCGGCCTTGTGGGCGACCATGGTGCGATCGGTTCCACGACGAAGCGCTGGAACCGAGTCCGCTTTCTCAATCAGTTCGTCGTATCGTTGGCCCATCTGGATTAGCTGTCCTTCTCGTTTGGCTCGCCATCCGTCTCGCCGTCACCCCAGTAAAAGAACCCCCGGCAGCGGGTGCTACAGAAAGTCCGACCGAAGTCAAGTTTGGCGCAGAACTCGCAGCACTGCTCTTTACAAATGAAACAGACTTGTATCGCACCCTCCGGCACCTGGACGCCGCACTGTGGGCACTTCACCATTTTCTCTTCTTGGTTTCCGAACTCCATTGTTCGAGTATATAGCCGCCAACCAACCGTGGTGGACAATTTGCCGACAACCGGAGAGGTCTCAGGTAGCCCGCCTCCGCCCCTTGAGAAAGCCATCTCGGGCTGAACTGAGCCCCGGCCTAGCGAGAACCGTGGAAAGTAGGTGATAGGTGCACGCTAGACGCCGTAACCGACTGCCGCTATAGTACTCGGTCGGGCGGTGTAGCTCAGGGGTAGAGCAGGGGTCTCATAAGCCCTGTGTCGGTGGTTCAAGTCCACCCACCGCCACCAATTCAGGCCGGTTTTCTCGTCGAGCAAACCGGCCTGAATTGGTTAAGATAACGCATGCCCCTGGCTGATTTTGCCA contains these protein-coding regions:
- a CDS encoding biopolymer transporter ExbD — translated: MAGKVTEDLDQLAEINVTPLVDVMLVLLIIFIITAPMLVQGLKVNLPKQNAPALNTDSDEPVILTLTSDEIILLGDEPVHIKLLPDRLGAILGGSPRPVYLKADENLPYGFVVRVLAVLDQVGVEQVGMVTHPEGG
- the hflX gene encoding GTPase HflX — its product is MTPTRAPETDITGSERALLVGLAVPGVPRPVVEEHLDELEQLVATAGGEVVGREVQERPKIAPSTLVGTGFLQRIAHRCSEEKIASVVFDEDLTASQVRNIESEMADDVKVLDRAAVILDIFALRARSREAQTQVELAQLSYLLPRLTRRWRHLSRQAGGIGTRGVGETQLEIDRRLINRRMAQLRGKLAVIERDRRLRRERRSDIPTVAIVGYTNAGKSSLFRRLTRAEVLVEDRLFATLDPRARRVALGEDVTAVLTDTVGFIRKLPHDLVAPFRSTLEEATGADLVLHVVDASHPGWEEHLRVGQEVLEGLGVERESTLVVRNKSDLLGSSVERAPGFFRSSVAVSALRGDGVAELRTAIRRCLLSAPDVAILRVPLAEAEMVRRAVAMPHQLARRFDDGTVELAVRADARSLADQGLEAYRVHGWKGGESEGGG
- a CDS encoding MotA/TolQ/ExbB proton channel family protein, encoding MEIVKFFLQTGWVAKIVLVILIIFSLASWSVILGKWRELAAANRSSERFLKVFREAARLNEAAAVAPKYRASPLAAMFQAGYTELEAQIRSVRRDSESGAPLKLKSLDGIERALDRAMGAEAERLQRALPMLATTASATPFIGLFGTVWGIMNTFHAIGATGSTSIVTVAPGIAEALVNTAAGLLAAIPAVIAYNHLLAKIRIMRRRMLDFELEFLNLVERNFT
- the purN gene encoding phosphoribosylglycinamide formyltransferase; translated protein: MALTRLGILISGTGSNMKSIVAACETGEVPAEVAIVVSNRADAPGIAWAAEHGLETTVLSQRDFAKREDHDRAIVERLKQMAVDWVCLAGYMRLLSAAFVDAFPNRILNIHPALLPSFPGLHGQQQAWDYGVKVSGCTVHLVDLELDHGPIVVQRSVPVLDDDDADRLAARILIEEHIAYPESLRAVLTQPWRIVGRRVVFD
- a CDS encoding TonB family protein, whose product is MDPVTKILVDRERSRPRLLPWVVLAIVMHAGVAAATYLVGRRAAARPVQLPVVSVKLIRPQVPRTRQSRSRPEPRATAVPQPTEVPPTAVPKPEPVATELPIEDAPRPSEDAMREADSAATPAPTPPPAPSTGGGSGLSVGETAEGGGSGIPADFHFTYYVERMLALIESRWYKPAAPPGTRARIQFVILKSGRVEGIRLEESSGLPSFDRAALRAMYAANPLPPLPPAYGKPSLTIHLSFAE
- a CDS encoding metallophosphoesterase codes for the protein MTAAGTMGFGGYGFANALDMPGIRRQHLELPNLPLQWDGLRVLQISDVHAGPYMDVSRMTRLRDMAHHVNPDLIVFTGDQMDRRESDAELFVQGFSGISAPLGVWGILGNHDHFIDPAISEQALEAAGIQPLVNSAVTFDRAGGALALVGVEDLQARDGRGPDFSVLEKYPTCFRICLCHQPQGWHRAAEAGAHLTISGHTHGGQIALTARNLSVARLSTRYIAGPYRREESFLYVSRGVGVGAVPVRVGAPPEIDLLTLRTAAESYRVAA
- a CDS encoding MFS transporter, yielding MADTQVTAESIGPEPSPMYRWVVLIVISLAMFANYYVYDSIAPIADILKSDLGFSDANIGSLYSVYSIAAVIVLLIGGVIIDRFGTVKSTILFAAICTCAGILNAVSSDLTVMLVARFLLGVGSEPLIVAITTALAKWFKGKELSFAFGINLTIARLGSVTADWSPTWAEFAYDGWQGPLVVAAVIGLLVLGSALLYGVLEKIAARRFGLGKAGDVDKLVISDLFKFSRSFWFVVLLCVTFYSAIFPFRSFSIKFFIESWEYTRQAAGQLNSVLPLAAMVATPLFGLLVDKVGKRALFMAFGSFLLMPVYVMMAYHVTPLWVPITMMGVAFSLVPAVMWPSVAYIVEERRLGTAYAVMTLIQQIGVAGMNWIIGRTNDAFGASVANPMGYGPGMWIFSTLGFLALFFALMLRREETGPNAHGLETITAGGSKE
- a CDS encoding zinc ribbon domain-containing protein, giving the protein MPIYEFLCSTCNRIYSFHSFKAQTDKIPECPKCGDADLRRVPSSFGVKRPKASMTDEGSAGAGFEDPRIEAEMMRFASELEHMDENDPRAMAAAVRKMTEIAGEPVTPAMEEMIRRLEAGEDPEKVEEELGDALAEEMGDEGGGGFSGSPPTRDSGLYPM
- a CDS encoding aminotransferase class III-fold pyridoxal phosphate-dependent enzyme, whose protein sequence is MGQRYDELIEKADSVPALRRGTDRTMVAHKAEGPRVFDVDSVGYIDYIGAGGATIVGFANQFVLDAVRKVLNGGVPEGFHVPQEVELANTLNRFLPWVTNWWFCRSQDDAFRHVLHWARQTTGKERLLVLDGGAPLRVGESVGLTGDEAGPFREVRGWDVARIIAAITSGSSKLAALILDPLMGRFGVVPPPEGVLEEIAEACHDSGVPLIMDERVAGFRVHRGGASARAGVIPDAAVYGAALGGGFPIGAIAFRDAQPPLDGFDRLPTPHPVALGAADAILSILKNDAVYEQLEKRTGQLVEGLLELADRFGRAMTINRVGSVFAVYLTDQPVVDRAGLDASDQDGYRKLAALLRSEGILVPREPGRAAFVSSTHGAKDIEETLAACEKALQNLEQVDSA